The following DNA comes from Chitinophaga nivalis.
AAGCGCCTGGTTTTACATTTTTCAGGGTAAATACCCCTTCTTCGTTGGTGAGCGTACCTTTTTTGGTATCTTTTAACCCAACCGTTACAAATGCTGCCGGCTGGCCGTCTGACGTGGAGATTTTTCCTTTAATGCTACCGTTCTGCGCGAATACAGCCAGGTTGAACAATATCAAACTGACGATCAAGTATAAATGTCTCAATTAATAAATGTTTAGCGGAGTAATTTTGCGCGAAGTAAGACACTTTTGCACAGATACCCCTACGCGAATCAGGAAAATGATTTACGCAATCGGGAAATTATCAAGACTCCATTATTCCGCTTTCGTCATTTGCCGGATAAATACGGTTTCGGTAGCGTCAAAGGGGGTTCCGTCGGTATGGAAGATGTCGTGGTACCAGATCACCGGTGGCGTTAGTACTTCCGGCTTGCCCTGTGGGTAGTTGGTTTGGGTTTTACCGGCCACCAGGCCCCAGTTGATGGCTCCCACCCGGTTTTGCTTCATCATAGGCAGATGGCTGCTGAAAAAGCTTTTGTTGGGGCGTTTCATATATTCTGTACAGATGAGGGGGCGGTTGTAGCGTTGCAGGCTATCAATAGCGCCCGCCATGGAGGCGGAATCGCGGTAATTATGAAAAGTAATAATATCTGACTGGGCCAGCTGGTAAGCATTAAAAGCGGTAAAATCATCCCGCCAGATACCAATAGAGATAGGTTGGGTGAGCTTTACTGCCCGTGCCCAGGCCACCACATTTTTCAGCAGGGGCCAGCTTTTATCGCCATGCCCAAAGTGCCCGGGTTCATTATAGAGGTCCCATAACAATATGCGTTTGTCTTTTTTGAATGTTTCCAGCACGTCGGTTACATACCGGTGCAAGGTATCCATGAGCAGCGGCAACGAATCTATACGGTTACCCGGATCTTTCAGCCAGCGGCTGTTGTGGGTGGCCGCCACCGGAGCAGGTTGCGGCCCCGGGGCGTAATCATCTTTCCAGCAATCATCAAAAAAAACAAACATGGTTTTAATATGATGCCGGCCGGCGATAGCCAGGTACTGGTGCATCCGTTTTTTGAATCCTTCCGGATCACTCACCCATGCCACATGGTGCAGGTATACCCGCATACAGTTCATACCAATACCGGCGGCATATCCCAGTTCCTTATTAATGGTAGCGGTATCAAAGGTGGCGGCCTGCCACATTTCCAATTGGTTGACGGCATTGGAAGGGGTAAAATTGGCGCCTACCAACCAGCCTTGCTGCTGATACCAGTCGTGGGCACGCTTTTCAGTCCAGCGGGCCTGTTGCGCCTGCCCTTCGGAGCATACGCCTATGATCAGTAACAGGAATAATAAACAGGTATTTTTTACGGGTATCATACGGGGTATTTTTATTAGGCGCTGCAAGTATACATTTTCCCGCCCTAAAACCGGCAGCAAGGCGCTGTCTACCCCGGCTGATTATTATCCGGATGCCCTGGCAGCGGGCATCCGGACATTTGTTAATCCTTATTTTTTAGCATTTGGCAACGCGTTGATCCATTGGGTAATCAGCGCCACTCCTTCCGTATGAACGACGGTACGGGCCAGCTCGGGCATAGCCACTCCCGGCTCGGCACTGTTCATCCGGTAGGCCAGGATGGAATGCAACGCATCGCCCGGCACGATATCGTAGTCGAGGCCACCAGCGCCACCGCCGGCAGAAACCGGCGATTTGCGTACTCCCAGGCGATCGGGACTGGTTTGCTCATACTCCAGGAACAAGCCCGTATTGAAGGCATCGCCGCCTTTGGTGTGGCAGTGCGCGCAGTTGACATCCAGGTAGGCGCGGGCACGCTCACTCACTGTGAAGTGTACACTATCTTTCCAACCCGGCAGCTGCGGTACCTGGGTCAGTGCTGGCATCCCTGTCAGGTAGCCCGCAGCAGCCAGTTTCTCCAGCTGATTTTCCGTATCTCCCACCCGGGTATAGTTGAGGTTGCGCGCCTTCGGGCCAATAGGCGTCAATACGCTGTTATTGATATGGCAACGTTTACAATCGTTGGTATTCGGCATCTGGTATACGGTATGCCGCTGCTGGCCCTGGTCGTCGAGGAAAGTCATCGGAATTTTCTTTCCCACAATCCATTTCACGGCATCCTGCTGTGTATCGTTCCACAGGTAGTTCATCACCTTCCACTGCCCGTCTGCCGGATCTTTGAACAGCAACCGGGTTTCCAGCATCACCTTCCTGTGTTCCGGACTTGTATAGGCAAAGTTTTTTATAATAAAGGTGCTATCCGGAAAAGACAGTGCACCGGTAGCCGTATAGCTGATACTGCGGCCTTCCGGCAATACCACGAACCGGTCTTTCACCGTATAGTCGGTAAACAAAGGCGTGGTGAGGTCGTAGTTCACCACTCCCTTGCGGGGTTGTAACTGTCGCAGTTCCCCGGTAAAAAAACCATACTCCGACAACCGGTCCCTGAAACGAAAAGGGCCTGCCGTTGTTGTTTTAGCGGGTTGCTGCTGACAGCTGACCCCAACGATCATACCTGTTATCAAAAGGCTGGTCCATAAACAAAGCTTCCTCATCTCCCGAAAAATTAACTGCATTATTTACAAGTAAAAGGGGTCATATCTGTACTGGGACGCCAGTTTTTTGACCGGATATTCAATGCATCGATATTTACAAACAGGTTGGTACCCTGCTGCCGGATACAGAGTGAGTCCGGGTTTACTGCAGTGCCTTTCGTGAGTATATTCGTGGTAATACCATCATACAAAATGAATGGCAGCCGCATATCCTTCCGCGCCGGATCCTGCGCTTTCAGCTGCTGATCCAGCCCTACCAGCACCTTCCCTATATGATGCGCATATACCGGCTCGGGGAAAGCATTGCCCATTTCCATGACGTTGTCGTGGATATGTATGTTGCGGGGGATGGGGAAATATTTATCATTCATTTTTTCTCCGGCACTTTCATCTATAAAAAATCCGGACACCACTGCAATAGCCGCGGAGTTATTATTAATGATCCGGTTATTGTACAACTCTACATCAGAAGCCGCCAATATAATAATACCACTGCCCGGCGCCGCATTGCCCACACCCCAGGTATTACCGAAGCTGCCTGCCTTTGCAAAATTCCGTTCGTTGTTATCATGCATATAGTTGTTGTAGGCCTTTACGTAGCCGCCCCGCTGGGAGAGATCCGGCAGATCGAACACCAGGAACCCGGATGTATTGCCATAAAATTCATTGTCGTATACTTCTGCATGCGACGTATTTTCTATTTCGCAACCGGCCACATTTTTATAGGCCCTGCATTTGCGGATAATAGCACTATCCGACTGTCCTACATAGATACCTGCATCAGATGCACCTTCTGCATAACAGTTTTCTATCAATACATTTTTGCACAACACGGGGTAAATGGCATAGCCGCCACTGGTAGAATCAGCCACCTGCCAGATCGCATGCAGATTGGTCACCACCACTTTTTCACTTTTGTTGATTTTAATCAGATCTCCTTTGGAGTCCCGCAAGGTCATCCCATCTATGGTAAAACCTTTCACATCTGTTACCCGGATGCCTTCTCCACCCTGGCTTTGCGCCGAAAAATCCAGGATGGTTTTTTTCGGGCCGGCGCCCTGTATGAGAATATGTTTTACCTGCGCTATACTCAGGTTATCGAACTGATAAGTCCCTTCTTTCAGGGTAATACTACTGCTGTCTGTCAGCGACAGCATCGCCTCTACAATACGGGCTTCTTCTCCCGGGCCAAAGGTGAGCCGGGTTTTATACCCATCGCCACCCTCCTCTTTTACACCGCCGTTACAAGCCACCAGTAAGGCTATCAGGCATAAATAAAAATGATGCTTTTTCATACATTCATGGATTTTATTACAGGTTAAAAAACATTATAGGCAAAGCTGATATAGTACAATCCGCCGATAGCCGGACTGCCAAAGCCATTGCGGTAATAGGTATTGGTAAGATTGGTAGCGCCCAGCTTAATTGTTGAATGCGCCTGCAGCAAGCGGTAGCTGCATTGCGCATCTATCACGGCAGATGCGGGTACGGTACCACTACCAAAACCTATCTGGTAGAAATAAGCCGGCCGGTACCGGAAAGTGGTATTAAAAGCATACCGCTCCTTTTTACCGAAACCAGTATTACCAAAATCGATGTTGAACTTATAATTAGGGGTATTAAAATTATTGACCTGGCTATTGTTCCTGTTCTTTAAAAAATCTGCAGAGAAATTCACCTTCGCCAGGAAATGCCGCGACAAATCCACACTCACACTGGCGGCATATCCATAGGTATTGACATGCTCTGCACCATTATAGGCAATATTGTATTGCGTATAGGTACTGTGGTTTTTAAAAGCAGTGATATCCTGCGTACCCGGCGTGTTGGCCACATTCACATACCCGATAAAATTCTTCCAGGTAGCATAATATCCCAACACATCCACCAACACACAGCCGCCGATCAGGGATGCATATCCTAACTCAAACGCATCTACGGACTGCGGCATGATATCGTTGAGCTGAAATTTCTGCAGGTCTGCCGGATTGTTGGTTTGCTGGTATTTTTGTACACTTTCCAGCGTATACGCCGGATACTGATCGAACTGATATACGCCCTGCAGCAATCGTGCAGACCCACCGGAAGCAAAGCTGTTGTAATCTATCAGCGTACTTTGCAGCGACTGTATATTGGAAGGAAAGCTATAGGCATTCTGATAGGAGAAACGGATAAAACTTTCTTTATTCACCTCCAACACCGCAGCTGCCCGGGAAGTCATACGCGGTTTTTCAAACAACGTATTTTTATCGTAGCGGAAAGCGGCACTCAGACTGAGTTTATCCCGGATCAGTTTTTTCGCCAGGTGCACATAGGCGCTATACTCCGCCACATCAATCGGCTGTGCTTCATCCGGGAAAAGAGTGCCTTTGGAATCCAGGCGATAGAGCCGGTAGTTAAGTCCTGCTATCAGCGTAACATATTTCAGGAGAGAAGAAAAATTGTATTGTCCTTCCACATTATACAACTTACTCTTATCCAGGAAAAGGGTGCCTCCTTTGGAAGTAGGAATGCCTGCAATACTGTCTTTCAGCTGCAGAAACTGCGGACTGCCTGCTTCCGGCCTGCCGGCATCGGCTGCACTGCGGGCCCATACACAGGCTTCTTCATAGCTCTTACCACCTGCCATCGCTGTCAGCAACGCAGCCGTATACTGCGGATACCAGCCATCACCCGTTGCTTCATGATAGCTGGGCTTCCAGGCTTCGTTGATCAGCTGTGCCGTAGGACTGGCAATAATCGTACGCCCTGAATTTTCCTGGCTGGTATATGCCCGCACAAACCAATTGGCCGCTTTTAATTCGGCCCGGTACTGTCCGAGGCTGAAACCCGTGAGGGCATATCGGGTATCATTGCTGTATACTGCATTGCCTTTACCAAAAGTACCCGATACAATCATCTCCAGCTGCGGCCGGATCTTATATCGTAGCTCCGCATTGGCTTTAAACAAGATCGCCTCACTGCTGAGATACCCATATTCCGGATACCCGGTACGGGCCACTTTATTACTTCCTTTTCCCAGCAAGGGATTGATCAGCGGCGCCAGCTCCGGCTGCTGGGCCAATGCTCCCTGCAGAAAGGGATTTATATCGATGGAAGTTTTGCTGCCGTAGCCATTCACCGCATTGTAGTTGGGGTCCTGCAAAGGGCCGCCGACGCCGTTGGTATTGGTGGTATCTGCCGCTACCCAGTCTTTCGCCCGGGTATACTGCACATTGATTTTAAATGCCAGCCGGTCATTGATCTTTTTCGCCCAGCGGACCGTCCAGTCGTAGTAAGGGGAAGGTCCCAGCGGATCATTGCCCTTTCCTTTCCGGATATGATTCACGCCCTGCGTGATCTGTGCACTCAGCCCCTGGTATTTAAAAGGATCTTTCCCTGTCATCACCAGTGTACCATTCAATCCACGGGAACCATACAAGGCCGAAGAAGCGCCTGCCAGCAGCTCCACATTATCGACATCCAATTCCGTGAGCCCGATGACAGCGCCTAACGGGAAATTGAGTCCGGGCGCCTGATTATCCATCCCATCCACGATTTGGGTGAAATTGGTATTACCACTGGTATTAAAGCCACGGGTGGTAATCGTGGTAAATGTTAAACTGGAAGTGGTTACATCCACTCCTTTCAAACCCTGTAACATATTGTAATAGCTCGGCTGCGGCGAGTTAATGATATCTTTGGTACCTATCCTTTCAATCGTCACCGGCGACTCTATTTTCCGCTGTACCAGGCGGCTGGCCGACACCACCACTTCTTTTCCCAACACCGTAGCCGGCGTCAGTACGATCCGCTGAAATCCGGGTGCCGTGATTGTCAGTACCCGGGATTCAAAACCAACGGCTGAAATCAGCAGCGTCAATGGAAAAGACTTCCGGGTAGAGAACCTGAAATTTCCCTGGTCATTGGTATAATCACCATTAGGCGTATCCTTTAATACAACAGATACGGCGGGTACCACCTCATGGGTGACACTGTTGCGGATATTACCGGCGACTTCCTGTTGCGCCATCACCACTACCGGTAACAGGAACAGGCAGACCACACTGAATAGTACAGATTTTAACATCGGCTGGAGGGATTTAGATAACCTGGTTTAGTTTTCACGTTGTGTCGTACACCAGCGATATTACTTCAATCCACTGCACCATAGTGCCTATGGCATTGACTTTGGGGCGAAAACCAGGCTATACGGGGTAAAATCAGCCTGTTGGGGCAAAACGCTCCTGGAAGACCGGCAGGCAGGAAGCCGATACCGGCACTTCCATCTCTTCCAATCCCTCCAACTGCAGGAAATATCCTTTTGTACCTTTTTTAAAAAGTACCACTTTAGACATATTGATTAAATAGGAACGATGCGCCCGGGTGAATCCTTCTTCCGACAACTGTGTTTCCAGTTTTTTCAGCGAAGTACGTACCAGCTGTTTACAGATGGTATGTCCCGACAGGTAGAAGACATGTACATAATTATCTTCGGCCCTGATGAGCAGCAATTTTGCCGGCAGCAGTGTCAGCACCGGCCGGTTATGTTCATCGCAGATCTGCACACAGGCATGCTGCACCGCTGTTTTCTCTTCCGGCACAACTGTTTCCAGCTGTCGCAACTGCGCACATTTTTCCCGGGTATAAAACCACAGCAAAGCAATTAAATAAGGTAAAGGCATGATCAGCGCAGTATAGCGCAGGGTATTAAAAAATTCTGTCCAGGTGAGCAGAAATTTATCGATGAGCATCACATCCAGCAAGGTAACCAGGAAGGCGATCAACACCATCTCTCCCAGGAACCAGCACAGATAAGTGGCATTGGTCAGCTTTTGCCGCCATTTCAGCCGGAACAGCCAAAACTGGGAGACCGTCAGCGCTCCTACGCCACAAAGGGTAAACAGCAGGAATAACTGGGCCAGCGTCAGCTGCTGCCCTTCGTACCAGATGTTGATATTGAAAGGTAAAAAGATATACATGAACAGGAAACTGAAAACACTGCAAAATGTAATCAGCGCTACCCTGTTGGCCACGGAATCCAGTAGAGTAAAGCGCGGCTGTTCCAGGGCATACCTGGTGATAGCTGGCAAGGTATACAGGCTTCTCATAACGTAGTATATTTTCTTACTTAAGTTAAGCAAAAACCAGTAAACCGCCATGCTATCTGCCTGAACTTTTTTACCGTACTACCAGGTGCGCCATTGATCCGCGATACTCCCGGTACCATAGTCCTGGGGCGTTAATCCGGCAGCCCTGCTGATACGGTCGAACAACTCACACAGGTCTTCCTGCTCTTCCCACTCAATCAGCCCTTTCAACTCTTCTGCCAGCTCATTAAAAGCCGCAACTCCATTTTCCACACAGGCCAGCTTCTCCGATTCACCCGCCTCCTGACCGGCAGCCACCAGCTCCGCTATCAGGGTATCCGCAATGGCTTCCGCCCGTTCACAGTTTTCCGGGCAATATTGTTCTACGCCTCCCACATCATCCGCATCACCATAATATTTCTCCCGCCATCCGGCAAAAGGATAATATGCCTTCACCCCTTCCATCCTTTTCTGATAATTCATGTCACTTTTTTTGAAGGCGCAAATATAAATGATATATATTAGTACTTATGTCCAATCCCCTCCATACTACACAGCTTTTCCGGCTTCCCACCTTTCCCCGTATTCTGTTCCGTGTCCTGAGCGTAGTCATGCTGGGACTTAGCGCCTTTACCATCGCCTTTATCAACACCAGCCCCGTGATGGTCTTCGTGCTACCCGTCTTCCTGTTTCTGGCCTGGTCGATGTTTGCCTACACCCGACAATACCTCCTCCTCACCGATAGCTTGCTGACACGCAAAGGCAGCCTGAAATCCCAGGAGATAGACTGGAACGATATTACACAGGTAGACCTGAAAACAGTGGGAAAATATGATGATCCGCAGATCATCCTCTATTACGGCGACCGTACCCTTACGATCGCCCGGAGTTTTTTTTTGACCAAACAATTTAAAGCGATCCTGCTCCTGCTGGAACAAAAGCTACCCGCTACACTTTTCACCACACAATACCACCATACCCGGCAGGCACTCCCCGCCAGCTGGCAGCTACCTTAAAATACCGGTGGCACACCCGGTTTCAGCTCCCTATTCAGTTGCTTTTCGGCTACCGCCAGGGCCGCATCGTCCAGGGCTACAAAACCTTTCGGCGCCTGATCAGCCGTTCCCTTATAAATACCTATAAAAGATTTCGATACCGTTCTGCGGGTAACGGGGTCGGTCATACGAAAATAACGGGGGTACCAGCCTTGTACCGCCCTTTTATCCGGCGCCGGCTTACGTGCCACCTTTTGCCGGTTCGCCATTATTTTTTCCAGGGTAATTTTTGCCACATCCGCTGCTGAAAAGAAATATACCTTACGCCCCCGCAATGCCTGTCCTTCGCCGCTTTTGAATACACCCGCATGGTGCCACTCCGTAGCAAATACCTCCAGCTCCTTTGCGGCAATCTTCGTATTCAACTGTTTGGATAATGCAGCAGCTACCGCTCCGGCTTTCAACAACCCTTTTGCTTCGGCATCCTGGTAGTTTTCTGATTTACCCTCCCGCAGGTAATGTTTCATTTTCATGGGGGAAAGTTAGCCATAAATAATTTTTCCGGGAGAATTTTGGTTATTTATGAAAAAGGTTATTAAATTAGTAAACACATCACGGGATGTAGCGCAGCCCGGTAGCGCGCTTCGTTCGGGACGAAGAGGCCGCTGGTTCGAATCCAGTCATCCCGACAAGACAGGACAAAGTGGAATTATTACCATTTTGTCCTGTTTTATTTTCACTAAAAGCCTTGTCCAGCGTGTATATTATGCGTACCGCTTCATTGATG
Coding sequences within:
- a CDS encoding parallel beta-helix domain-containing protein, which encodes MKKHHFYLCLIALLVACNGGVKEEGGDGYKTRLTFGPGEEARIVEAMLSLTDSSSITLKEGTYQFDNLSIAQVKHILIQGAGPKKTILDFSAQSQGGEGIRVTDVKGFTIDGMTLRDSKGDLIKINKSEKVVVTNLHAIWQVADSTSGGYAIYPVLCKNVLIENCYAEGASDAGIYVGQSDSAIIRKCRAYKNVAGCEIENTSHAEVYDNEFYGNTSGFLVFDLPDLSQRGGYVKAYNNYMHDNNERNFAKAGSFGNTWGVGNAAPGSGIIILAASDVELYNNRIINNNSAAIAVVSGFFIDESAGEKMNDKYFPIPRNIHIHDNVMEMGNAFPEPVYAHHIGKVLVGLDQQLKAQDPARKDMRLPFILYDGITTNILTKGTAVNPDSLCIRQQGTNLFVNIDALNIRSKNWRPSTDMTPFTCK
- a CDS encoding 1,4-beta-xylanase, with the protein product MIPVKNTCLLFLLLIIGVCSEGQAQQARWTEKRAHDWYQQQGWLVGANFTPSNAVNQLEMWQAATFDTATINKELGYAAGIGMNCMRVYLHHVAWVSDPEGFKKRMHQYLAIAGRHHIKTMFVFFDDCWKDDYAPGPQPAPVAATHNSRWLKDPGNRIDSLPLLMDTLHRYVTDVLETFKKDKRILLWDLYNEPGHFGHGDKSWPLLKNVVAWARAVKLTQPISIGIWRDDFTAFNAYQLAQSDIITFHNYRDSASMAGAIDSLQRYNRPLICTEYMKRPNKSFFSSHLPMMKQNRVGAINWGLVAGKTQTNYPQGKPEVLTPPVIWYHDIFHTDGTPFDATETVFIRQMTKAE
- a CDS encoding LytTR family DNA-binding domain-containing protein, which translates into the protein MRSLYTLPAITRYALEQPRFTLLDSVANRVALITFCSVFSFLFMYIFLPFNINIWYEGQQLTLAQLFLLFTLCGVGALTVSQFWLFRLKWRQKLTNATYLCWFLGEMVLIAFLVTLLDVMLIDKFLLTWTEFFNTLRYTALIMPLPYLIALLWFYTREKCAQLRQLETVVPEEKTAVQHACVQICDEHNRPVLTLLPAKLLLIRAEDNYVHVFYLSGHTICKQLVRTSLKKLETQLSEEGFTRAHRSYLINMSKVVLFKKGTKGYFLQLEGLEEMEVPVSASCLPVFQERFAPTG
- a CDS encoding SO2930 family diheme c-type cytochrome, which translates into the protein MRKLCLWTSLLITGMIVGVSCQQQPAKTTTAGPFRFRDRLSEYGFFTGELRQLQPRKGVVNYDLTTPLFTDYTVKDRFVVLPEGRSISYTATGALSFPDSTFIIKNFAYTSPEHRKVMLETRLLFKDPADGQWKVMNYLWNDTQQDAVKWIVGKKIPMTFLDDQGQQRHTVYQMPNTNDCKRCHINNSVLTPIGPKARNLNYTRVGDTENQLEKLAAAGYLTGMPALTQVPQLPGWKDSVHFTVSERARAYLDVNCAHCHTKGGDAFNTGLFLEYEQTSPDRLGVRKSPVSAGGGAGGLDYDIVPGDALHSILAYRMNSAEPGVAMPELARTVVHTEGVALITQWINALPNAKK
- a CDS encoding TonB-dependent receptor, translating into MLKSVLFSVVCLFLLPVVVMAQQEVAGNIRNSVTHEVVPAVSVVLKDTPNGDYTNDQGNFRFSTRKSFPLTLLISAVGFESRVLTITAPGFQRIVLTPATVLGKEVVVSASRLVQRKIESPVTIERIGTKDIINSPQPSYYNMLQGLKGVDVTTSSLTFTTITTRGFNTSGNTNFTQIVDGMDNQAPGLNFPLGAVIGLTELDVDNVELLAGASSALYGSRGLNGTLVMTGKDPFKYQGLSAQITQGVNHIRKGKGNDPLGPSPYYDWTVRWAKKINDRLAFKINVQYTRAKDWVAADTTNTNGVGGPLQDPNYNAVNGYGSKTSIDINPFLQGALAQQPELAPLINPLLGKGSNKVARTGYPEYGYLSSEAILFKANAELRYKIRPQLEMIVSGTFGKGNAVYSNDTRYALTGFSLGQYRAELKAANWFVRAYTSQENSGRTIIASPTAQLINEAWKPSYHEATGDGWYPQYTAALLTAMAGGKSYEEACVWARSAADAGRPEAGSPQFLQLKDSIAGIPTSKGGTLFLDKSKLYNVEGQYNFSSLLKYVTLIAGLNYRLYRLDSKGTLFPDEAQPIDVAEYSAYVHLAKKLIRDKLSLSAAFRYDKNTLFEKPRMTSRAAAVLEVNKESFIRFSYQNAYSFPSNIQSLQSTLIDYNSFASGGSARLLQGVYQFDQYPAYTLESVQKYQQTNNPADLQKFQLNDIMPQSVDAFELGYASLIGGCVLVDVLGYYATWKNFIGYVNVANTPGTQDITAFKNHSTYTQYNIAYNGAEHVNTYGYAASVSVDLSRHFLAKVNFSADFLKNRNNSQVNNFNTPNYKFNIDFGNTGFGKKERYAFNTTFRYRPAYFYQIGFGSGTVPASAVIDAQCSYRLLQAHSTIKLGATNLTNTYYRNGFGSPAIGGLYYISFAYNVF